The Camelina sativa cultivar DH55 chromosome 16, Cs, whole genome shotgun sequence sequence TACGGTCCTGAGGTCGATGTTTGGAGTGCCGGTGTTATACTCTATATCTTGCTTTGTGGTGTTCCTCCCTTTTGGGCAGAAACCGAGGAAGGTATCGCGCATGCTATTGTGAGAGGGAACATCGATTTCGAGAGAGACCCCTGGCCTAAAGTATCACATGAGGCCAAAGAACTCGTTAAGAACATGCTTGATGCTAATCCTTACAGCCGACTCACAGTTCAAGAAGTGCTTGGTAACTTAATAACAACGTTTCATTATCTGACAAATAATTTAAACGACATCAATTGATctagaaatatttgttttacagAACATCCATGGATCCGGAACGCAGAGAGAGCACCAAATGTGAATCTTGGAGATAACGTGAGGACCAAGATTCAACAGTTCTTGTTGATTAATAGGTTCAAGAAGAAAGTCCTCAGGGTATATATAAGTTTCTTGATTTTCCCAAAATTTTATGAGTTTCTGTAAGACTTGTTACTTATACGTAAGTTGTATCAGATTGTAGCGGACAATCTACCAAACGAGGAGATAGCTGCGATAATACAGATGTTTCAAGCAATGGACACTGATAAGAATGGTCACTTGACTTTTGAGGAGCTAAAAGATGGGCTGAAGAAGATTGGACAAGTTGTTCCCGATGGAGATGTGAAGATGCTAATGGATGCAGCGGACACAGATGGAAATGGAATGCTGAGCTGTGAGGAGTTTGTGACACTGTCAATACATTTGAAGAGAATGGGATGTGATGAGCATTTGCAGCAAGCATTCAAGTATTTTGACAAGAACAACAACGGATCTATCGAGCTAGATGAGCTCAAGGAAACTCTTTATGATGATAAGCTAGGCAACAGTAGCGACCAGTGGATCAAAGATATCTTCTTTGACGTCGACCTCAACAAGGATGGACGGATAAGCTTTGATGAGTTTAAGGCGATGATGAAATCAGGGACGGACTGGAAGATGGCGTCGAGGCAGTACTCGAGGGCGTTGTTGAATGCCCTTAGCATCAAAATGTTCAAACAAGATTTTGGGGACAATGGTCCTAAATCACATTCCATGGAGTTCCCTATAGCAAGGAAGAAGGCTAAGCTACTTGATGCTCCCAAGAACAAATCAATGGAGCTTCGGATCTCCAAAACCTATAAACCTTCAGGTCTAAGAAACtagaaaagagaataaaatgaataagaaaaaaatctctttgattctctttatgtgtttgttttttggtgcTACAAGCGAAAATACAAGTGATTTAATGGGCTTAAAGTTGTGgtatttatcctttttttttctcttcttaagtCGTTGAACACAACAGAagataagaacaaaaaacacagagagcattagaaatatttaacaattatgTCACATGTAGTGTACAAATCTACCAAGCTGTGCACAAGTAGAAACTCTAGTATCAAAGTTAAACACTTTCTTGAGATGCAACTTGAATTTAATATTACAAACATAAAATGGTCAGGTAAAGCCAAACACAAAGCAAGTACCATTTgctctttattttctttcaaacccAGATACATGAGGTCACTGGATTTTGGTTTTACAGAGATTACCATAGCCGCAGCCGGCAACAGAAGTCTTGTTACAATGTGTGTAGTAGAGACAACAATCACATGCATATTCTTTTACACTATACATAAACTTATCACAAACCCTACAATCCAAACCTGCACACACACATAAGAGAAGAATTAGACTTCCACTATGTGCGTGCAGTTTGGGCTTTTCTTTGATCGTGTGCATACGACCAATTTAGGGGTTTGTACCTTGGCGAGGACATGAGAAACATAATTTATTAGTTGTCATCTGGGTTTCTACTGGATCCACCAGTTCTGGAACTTCCTTTGCCTTTACCTCTTGTTTTGCTACTGCAACCTGTTGATTTAGAGCTTGTTGATTTGCTGCTGCAAGCTGCATGTGAGTCTACATCAGCAAGACCGTTCTCCAGAGCTTTCACCAAATTCTCAAAGTAGTTTTTCGTCACGCTGtaagaatacaaaaatatagaagCACGGGTTTAGCTTTCCGCAAAATGTGAATGGCATTTATAAGCAGAATCGCGTGTTGAAAAAGTCTCGACTAGGTCAGAGAGCTGCTTCAGAAAACTACCACAGGACCTAACAGGCTAACAATATGTATGGCCACAAATTATATTCTTAGATCTTTCTAAAAGCCTGAagcactttcttcttctctgtcaaAAATCAGGATAAATGTGTGAAGACAAAAACGCTTACCTGGTCAATCCAGCTAGTTTTGTCCGGTAATCATTGAAATCTTTTGATGGACTTTCCGCATTGAGAAACTGACCCAAGTCCTTCTCTACACATTGATGGAGCCGCTCCAAACCTGACTCAGCTTCCCCTGAACAACAGAAGAAATTTAAGCTGcttctgaagaagaaaaagacacaATTAAACGGAGGATTCTGACCTTGCAAATACTCGAAAAATTGTCGTTTGGCATGTTCATGATCAGGTAGGTAGTATCCATATGCATATGTCCATTTCAAGACTCGCCTACATTCGATGATCTGCAGCAGTAAAAAACCACATGAgaagctgttttgaaaaatgatACGGGGAAGTCTCACTTTATTATGTAAACACTTTTATCTGCGAACCTGAAGCCAAGCTTCTAAAACGAATTTGAGCTGAGATTCTGGTGTGCACTGTCTATCACTAAGCTTCTCAAGCTGGCAGAATTGAAATAAGTCAATATAGTCAACAGAGTATGAGAAACAGATATAGTCTTCATCtttgaaataaatattgatATAAAGAACGTAACAAGTCTTACATTCTGCGTCTGCGCTTGCTGCAGATCCGCCATAGCCTTTTGCCTCGACTGCAAAATCACCCAAGACAAAGAAATCAATAATGAAGACCTAGAAACTTCTTTAGCCATAAGTGTAGCATTGCGCATACCGTTTGATTGCTTGCCCAGCGTTCATAATAATGTGTGTATCTCTCTAGCGAATTTTTGGCCATCTCTCTCCTCCTTTCAGTCTCATCATACTAACAGGCAACGATGAACCCATATCAATATTCAGTAACATTAGCGCAAATTACTAATAAGAAATACCACCAAAGATCAAATCAGTACCCGAGCTCTTACCTGTCCTTCTTGCTTGGCCACCTCATACCGGTTACAAGCATAAAAACCACCAGTTCTTTCCCCATGATCCATCCATGCACCAAGACAAAGCCTATAggtgttattatatataaatacttgttAGCATTGAACATACAACATTGCAGAGATACAGTTTCAACCAAAATAAGAAGTTAGATATGGGTTAGAAATGGGATTCAAACATTACCAACAAAATTCATATTTACAAGGCGGTGTACATGTCATGTGCATACAGCCCTGATTCTTTTCAATTGGCCGCTTACATCTCGGACAAGGTTTTGAATTGGCAAGTATCCTGAGCATAAGGAGGCAGACATAGATACTCAGAGGTGGTAAGATATATGTCTCTATAAAAGCCAAAGATCAGGGATCAGGAACacgaattaaaaagaaagacataGATAGAGTGGATACCAATTCATATTTTCAGATTCAGCGCTGTTCTTTAATATCCATTTTGAAACTGTGCTACAATCCACAGGTCGGTGAGCCTCTTCAGTGCACTACATTTCAGGTTTACCACAGCAATATTGATcaaccaaaaacataattaggagaaataaaatcaGTGGGCtttgactcaagaacttacatTCCAGCAAAAGCTAAACGAGCACAAGCAAGAAACATCATAATTTCCAGACCCTGCAGCAAAATCAATCGCAAAATCACATCCTGGGGCAGGACACCACTTCATCTGAACCAAATAACCAAAGCAGTAGCAACACAAGGATTAGAAACATCGCATGAAAAGAATAAATATGGAGAGAGACTAATTTAGTTTGCTACTTGGCTGAATACAAAAACATTGAAGGTAATTCGAGTATACATATAACAATTATGTAATCATGAAAAAAACAGGATCTTCTAGCAACACTAGTAACATGCTACAAAAATAGAGATGACAAAAAACTTCAGGTTGAACAGACAGAAACCAATACTCCTCAGCTGGAAAATAGTGTAAATCATAGAACAAAGAGGAAGGAGAGTGAAACATTTCAAGTAAGAATGACGTGATATATCAATATAAGAGCCTGCGACATTAATACCAGTCTGTgtgatataaattttttaggGAGTGTTTACCTTTCTGTTATCTTCAATATAAGACCTAAGAAAATATCTATTGTACttctccttgtcttcttcagaCGCTAATTTGTCAACCATATCATGACCAACAGCAGCAAGACAAGATGGGTCAGGACATCTTAGCATCAAACATCCTGGGCCATCATTAATGGTTGTACTGATATAACCTGCATAAGCGTACACCGTAAAACGTAAGTTCCTTCCACTCAACAAATATTGTAGTAGAAAGTGGGGCACAAAGTTGGTTTCAGAAAACTCAAAGATGGGAGCTTTTGTAATTAACAATTAGATTGGAAGGAAATTACCTAGTTATAACTACATCCAATTAACTAAATCTAACCTCATATAAATACAAGGAAAAACGAAGTGGTTCCCATTCTTAAAAGAACTAATGATGCAAGAGTCTTGAGGATgctaatgacaaaaaaaacaaaacactactGACCTGTCCAGCATGTAGTGCAGAAAGGATGGCCACAAGAAACTGAAGCGATTTTCTCAGGAGGGTGTGAATCGAAACAGATTCCACATGTAAGCTAAACACAACATCACGTGTTAGTGAGACATGAATTGTCAGAAAAGAAACATGTAAAACCACTTCAAACTATACAAATGTCAAAGAACATACTTCATTGTCATTAGCTAGCCGAACAACAGGGCTCTCCAATATGCCAACAGTTTTCCGAACTCTCTCTTCGTCTGCAAACCATTCATCATGAACTCTACCGACACTCCTGAAATGGGATGGTTCTCATTGCATCAGAAAGCTAGAATAATCACACATATACATTCTAGAAAAGCTACAGAGACTATTTCATATTATCACCCAAAACAAACTGAGATAAACAAGGAATcagatatatacaaataaaaagaatgagaCTTTTACCAATGAAAGTGACGAAGTAGAATACTCGCTTCGACCTCAGTTATCGAAAGGACAACGGAAACTCGTTCAATATTATCCATCTGGTGCCTGCGAATATCTTCTTCCTTCAGAACACAAAAGTTTTTCTGGAAAGAAGTAACACTACAGTTATAATGGGTCAATGTTCACAGATTAACAAAAGTAGACATGGAACTAAAacagcagagagagagagagagaaaagctaTATCCTAGGAGTGAAATAAACAATTTACCGAAGCAACTAGGAACACAACATTAAGCGTGTGCTATCAGCAACAAACTATAATAACGGTTTCCTCTTTCAACTACCACGGACACTACCAATAAGATTAGCGTAccaaagaaaattatacatataagCGAAAATCTAACAATTGCAGTATGCTCTTACCAAGTACAGTGGAAGTAATGGGAACGGAAACACAAAGGGATTACCAAGGAGCTTGGAagcattgtaaataaaaaactaaaattacagCATTTCTCGTAattttcaatactttttttCACATAATCTCCCATGAGTTCACCAAAAACCCATCAATATCAATACGATTCCATCAACAAAACTAAGTTTCTTTCCTCAGCCCTTCTATGGCTTAGGAGAGAATGCATGACATGAAAAATGAAAAGGTCTATCATTTGATTAGCTACATACAACCCCATTAACAAATAAGAAGTAAATGATAAACACAACCGACAACAAACCCCATACTTCAAAGCCACAGTCCTCCAGCTATCGAGCAAAATCTCAATTAGACTCTTAACTCCCAAATAAAAACTTGAGACTTTTCTCATAAAAAGCTCCGAAATTTCAGCATTTGCCAACAGACAAAAGTCATAAAAAACATGCACAAGTTCTAATAGCAATAAGCTTCAACAACCAAACCCTACCTGAGAGCGATGCCAGGCGATCATAGCAGAATCATCAGCGTCTTCCTCAACAAACCCGTAATCGGGTTCACCATCATCACTCTCGTTATAATCATCAGTTCCACCGCTATAGAAATCATCCTCACCAGACTCCATATCGTTGGCATCGAGCATATCTTCTTCAGAATCCATgatcagccaaaaaaaaacccgaGATTTACAAGAAATAGACGAAACCCCTCTTCCtacaaatctagggttttgtcGGAAACACGAATCGCTGGTGGAAGTAATGAACAGCCTTTTTAAGggagaagaagcaaaattgATGAGAATGAATAAATTAGGACTAAAgtatcaaacttttattttgcgGTCtgatggagagaagaagatgaggaatcTAAAGAGACTGGATCGGTTGGGTTTACGATTACTGGAATAGAGTGTAGACTtatatctcttctcttcttccccaTTNNNNNNNNNNNNNNNNNNNNNNNNNNNNNNNNNNNNNNNNACatattggtgaaaaaaaaaaaggatttttaaagAGAGTAGAACAGTAACACACACTATTGAAAGGCGAAGTTGTTCTTCCTTTAGGCTCTGCGCCGCGTTTCTCTCAGATGAACTCGTCTCAAGCTTGCTTCTTCCATGTGCCTCTTCTTAGACCATT is a genomic window containing:
- the LOC104753357 gene encoding calcium-dependent protein kinase 24 — its product is HLKYELGKELGRGEFGVTHECIEITTRERFACKRISKEKLRTEIDVEDVRREVEIMSCLPKHPNIVSFKEAFEDKDAVYLVMEICEGGELFDRIVSRGHYTERAAANVAKTILEVVKVCHEHGVIHRDLKPENFLFSNGTESAQLKAIDFGLSIFFKPAQRFNEIVGSPYYMAPEVLRRNYGPEVDVWSAGVILYILLCGVPPFWAETEEGIAHAIVRGNIDFERDPWPKVSHEAKELVKNMLDANPYSRLTVQEVLEHPWIRNAERAPNVNLGDNVRTKIQQFLLINRFKKKVLRIVADNLPNEEIAAIIQMFQAMDTDKNGHLTFEELKDGLKKIGQVVPDGDVKMLMDAADTDGNGMLSCEEFVTLSIHLKRMGCDEHLQQAFKYFDKNNNGSIELDELKETLYDDKLGNSSDQWIKDIFFDVDLNKDGRISFDEFKAMMKSGTDWKMASRQYSRALLNALSIKMFKQDFGDNGPKSHSMEFPIARKKAKLLDAPKNKSMELRISKTYKPSGLRN
- the LOC104749731 gene encoding probable E3 ubiquitin-protein ligase ARI7; translation: MDSEEDMLDANDMESGEDDFYSGGTDDYNESDDGEPDYGFVEEDADDSAMIAWHRSQKNFCVLKEEDIRRHQMDNIERVSVVLSITEVEASILLRHFHWSVGRVHDEWFADEERVRKTVGILESPVVRLANDNELTCGICFDSHPPEKIASVSCGHPFCTTCWTGYISTTINDGPGCLMLRCPDPSCLAAVGHDMVDKLASEEDKEKYNRYFLRSYIEDNRKMKWCPAPGCDFAIDFAAGSGNYDVSCLCSFSFCWNCTEEAHRPVDCSTVSKWILKNSAESENMNWILANSKPCPRCKRPIEKNQGCMHMTCTPPCKYEFCWLCLGAWMDHGERTGGFYACNRYEVAKQEGQYDETERRREMAKNSLERYTHYYERWASNQTSRQKAMADLQQAQTQNLEKLSDRQCTPESQLKFVLEAWLQIIECRRVLKWTYAYGYYLPDHEHAKRQFFEYLQGEAESGLERLHQCVEKDLGQFLNAESPSKDFNDYRTKLAGLTSVTKNYFENLVKALENGLADVDSHAACSSKSTSSKSTGCSSKTRGKGKGSSRTGGSSRNPDDN